The genomic DNA CCGTTCCGGCGCAAGGACCGTGAGGCGGTGGACCGGGCGCTGGCCGCGGTCGGCATGCTCGACCGGGCGTCGGACGGCGTCGCCAACCTCTCCGGCGGCCAGCACCAGCGGGTGCTGATCGCCCGTGCGCTGGTCGGCGAGCCCGACCTGCTGATCATGGACGAGCCGATGGCCGGCGTGGACGTGGTCAGCCAGCAGCTGCTCGCCGAGATCCTCCGCCGCGAGGTCGAGCGCGGCTGCTCCGTCCTGCTGGTCCTGCACGAACTCGGTCCGCTGGAGCCGCTGATCGACCGGGCCGTGGTGCTGCGCGACGGCTGCGTGGCGCACGACGGTCCGCCGCCCCGCGGCGTCGGCCAGCACGCGCTGCCGGGCCACGACCACGTCCACCCGCACGCGGACGACGACCACCACCGCTCCACCACCCGAGGGCTGCTGACGTGATCGACCTGACCGAGATGCTGCAGTACGACTTCATGCAGCGGGCGCTGATCGCCGCCGTGCTGGTGGGCATCACCGCGCCGGCCGTCGGCATCTACCTGGTGCAGCGGCGGCAGGCGCTGATGGGCGACGGCATCGGCCACGTCGCGCTGACCGGTGTGGGCCTGGGCTTCCTGTTCCAGACCAGCCCGGTGTGGATGGCGGTCCTGGTCTGCGTGCTGGGCGCGATCGTGATGGAGCTGGTCCGCTCGCGCGGCAACCAGCGCGGGGACATCGCACTGGC from Kitasatospora terrestris includes the following:
- a CDS encoding metal ABC transporter ATP-binding protein, giving the protein MSAVISTADSDQARRPLLGDAAPAAVCLRDAVASVGGRPVLRGVDLTVRPGEVVALLGANGSGKSTTVKSVIGSVPLDRGDLELFGTPFSRFRDWRRVGYVPQRTTAASGVPATVREVVSTGRLPLHRLLPFRRKDREAVDRALAAVGMLDRASDGVANLSGGQHQRVLIARALVGEPDLLIMDEPMAGVDVVSQQLLAEILRREVERGCSVLLVLHELGPLEPLIDRAVVLRDGCVAHDGPPPRGVGQHALPGHDHVHPHADDDHHRSTTRGLLT